Genomic segment of Leopardus geoffroyi isolate Oge1 chromosome B2, O.geoffroyi_Oge1_pat1.0, whole genome shotgun sequence:
cccttccactgGTCCTACAGCCCCAGTACCCTCTCCCCAATTCCCTGGGTCCTTATGGCCCCCAAGGGTGGTTTGTTCATGGCCCCATCCTGGTGTCCAGTCTGGCCTTGGGAGGGGGTCTTGGAACAGGTGGccctcccctaccccctcccTTTTCTgagtccccccccctcccctttctctccaccttACAATAGCTGCAGCCGGCCTGGGGTCGGGTGGGGGGGATTAGGGGAGGGGGCCAGGATTAGGGGAATGGACCAGCCGATGAaaggggctggaggagagcagaagggagggggctgggaggaggaggaggaaggggagggggtccGCGCTAATCGACTCTGGAGCCCACATAAGGACTGGCCACGGACTGAAGGAGAGGACAGGGAAGTAGGGgggaactgggggagggggcgaggggaCCCACTGCTGCCTTGTCCCAGAAACAGGCTACCCCCTGGCAGCTGCAGCCCAAGTCCGGGAGCCCCAGCCCAGGCTGGAAGAGACAGGACGCCCACTAcggtctttcccccccccccccccccccccccacatctcaTCCCCTGCCCTCAATGGGGATcgctctgcccctttctcttctctttcctccctgtcCCCTTCCTTTACAGAAAAGTCCTGGAGGAGGCTTCTGTCCGCTTCCCACTCCAGACATTCTGCCCCttgtgcccccacccacccacacgcGCACACCCCCTCCCCTATAGGGGccccatcgtgtgtgtgtgtgtgtgtgtgtccctgctTCCGCGTGGTGTCTCCATTCCCCTGTTCCTCCCGTgcgcctccctcccccgccccgggccgCGGCTCTTGATTGTCCAAACGCAATTCTCGAGTCTATGGCTCCGGCCGAGAGTTGAGTCTGGACGTCCCGAGCCGCTGTCCCCAAACCTCGAGGGGAGAGCGGGTCGGAGGGTCTAGGGAGAGCCAAAGCGAAGGGTGCAGCAAGTCCCCAGGGTGGTAAGGGGAATCCCGGGCTCATCCGGATTTAGTTGCGTTCACAGGACTGGAGGACTGAAAAGGCCGAAGATCCTTTccagccttccccctcccctccccggaaTGCCGGGCTGGGGTTACGGagttgtggggaggggggcagttgTCCCCCAGAGCCGCTAGGGGACGCGGAGTGGGGGAGGTGGCCCCTTTTCCAACCCCTCTCTACCCTCCCGGGGTCCAAGAGATCCCAGGCCCCGCCCTCCGGAGCGGAGGCCCCGGGTGGGGACCTCGGGAAGGGAACGGTGGCTAAGGTTGGCAGCGCGACGGTGTCGGCCCGGGAACTGAGACCGCGGTCCCCACGTAGCGGGGGACTCCGGGGACGCCGGCTCCTCACGCGAGGCGGACGCGCCCGAGGGCGGGGGAACCCGGGAGCCCACGTCGCGTCCCACCCGAGCCCGGAGTGGCGGGTGACGTCTCcgctggcgggggcgggggggggggcgggtagcgGAGGGACAAACGGAAGTGACGTAGGGCCCCAGCGCCCGGGccatggcggcggcggcggcgggagctgCTGTCTGAGCAGCGGCTGCGGACCGAGCGAACTGGGGCTGAGAGCCCGGGCCCAGTGAGAGGCGCTGCGGCAACGGGGCGCGGACGGCTGGAGCCGGGTGAGGGGCAGCGCGGCGCGGGGCGGAGGTTGTGGGGGGAGCCACAGGAGGGGCGGGGTCTGCGCGAGGGCGGCCCCCCTAAcacccttcccccccttccccctttccccagcctACCTCTCCTCCTCCACCGCTGCCGAGCCCGGGTGGGGGGTCTGTGCCCTGTCACCATGACGACGCCGGCGAATGCCCAGAATGCCAGCAAAACGTGGGAACTGAGTCTATACGAGCTCCACCGGACCCCGCAGGTGATAGGGACTTTCCTTTCACAGCTTACTCCCTTTCCCCAAACCCTTCAAACAGACCCCTATCTCACagcctcttttccatttttcgCCCTATTCTGCCGACCCTGCCGGATGTCACAGACTCCTTTGACCCCACCTTTGAATCACCTTAATCTTTTCCAAGCACTTTCACATTTATCTCGTTTCATTCTCACATCAGCTATTGCCACAGATGTAGGGCGAGTATGACTgccttcatctgaaaaatagtaAACACATAGACATTACCTTCAGTGTTCCTCAGTTCAGTGTCAAAGGTCAATGCATATAAGACTTTCCTTCCAAGTTTACTAGAAATGGAGCCCTCCCCTGTGCAACCCACCCCCTCACCACGCCTTGCCAATATTCTGATACCATAATGAGATGGGGCcccagaatctgtgttttaaacaAGCACCACAGGGTATTCTGATACAGGTTGCACCCAGACCACACTTTAAGAAATTAGATTGAAAAAGTCTTCCCCAAACCCCACATCTGTGCCACCTCTGCCCCAGACCTCTGACCAAACCTCAGATCCTCCTGTTGCAAAGCTCCTACTTTCAGTTAATGGACACTACTCCTTTCTGTTCTCCATTCTCTCCAAGTCACTAGCTCCTCTTTCTCAGAATTCCCGTCTTCCTCAAGTGGTCAACACGGGGTACCCAGATTCTGTTATTTCACTGTATTTCTCAAAACTCCCATTCCATTGACCACCTGTTTCTAAAACCCCTTTCCCCCCAACCCACCATCACCTTTCCACTCACTGATGTCTCCAGGAAGCCATCATGGATGGCACAGAGATTGCGGTTTCCCCTCGGTCACTGCATTCAGAACTCATGTGCCCCATCTGCCTGGACatgctgaagaatacaatgaccaCCAAGGAGTGCCTCCACCGATTCTGCTCCGACTGTATTGTCACGGCCCTGCGGAGCGGGTAATGGGAGGGATGTGTTTGAGATGGGGTGAAGGGTACAGAGTTGGGGCCTCAGTGTCCTAGCGACTGAGACTGACCCATTGAgggcctcctctctcccaccccaggaACAAGGAGTGCCCTACCTGCCGCAAGAAGCTGGTATCCAAGCGGTCTCTGCGGCCAGATCCCAACTTTGATGCCCTGATCTCTAAGATCTATCCCAGCCGGGAGGAATATGAGGCCCACCAAGACCGGGTGCTCATCCGCCTCAGTCGCCTGCACAACCAACAGGCACTGAGCTCCAGCATTGAAGAGGGGCTGCGCATGCAGGCCATGCACAGGTTCGGGCCGGGAGAGAGGCGATAGCAGGGCTGGTGGGACAGATCCGTGGGTCAGACTCCTGGTGCCGTCTTTGCTGCCTGCCAGCTTCTAAACCTTAGCATCTTAATAGCTAACCACAGCCTGATTGTCAAGGTCTGGAAGCCAGGGGTGTAAATTGCAGCTTCCTAGTTAGCAACTGGTACTACTATTCTTAAGAAAAAATTAGCTCACCCTCTAATTTTCTAGAAGTTAGAACAGTGGAGTGATTTTGAGCATAAACTCTGGATTCACCTTGCGGGGAATTAAATGACCTTCTAGGCCAGCATTGCTCAGTCTTTAATATGCATCCAGATTACCAGAGggtctgtgaaaaatgcaaattctaattcagtaggtctggagttgggcctgaaattctgcatttctacaaACCTATGTGACTGGTTCTTGGAGTCCATGTGGAGAGGCAAGAGGCTGTGGTTGCACACAAGTTATCTAAcatttctaagcctcagttttctcaaccaTAAATAGAGTATAATCACCTGCTTCTAAGATTTGTACTATGTGAGGCGATCAGTGCAAAATACTTAGCAGTGTGTTTGGCGTGTAgttagtgtttaataaatattaggtgTCATCATTAAGATTTCCCTGATCTCTTGTTCTcttaagtttaaagtttaaacCCCTTATCTGTGGTGCTTTCTAACCTCAACCACTTGCTTCTACAGGGCCCAGCGTGTGAGGCGGCCGATGCCCGGGTCAGATCAGACCACCACGATgagtgggggggaaggagagcctggggagggagagggggatggagaGGATGTGAGCTCAGACTCTGCCCCTGactctgccccaggccctgctcccAAGCGACCCCGTGGCGGGGGTGCAGGGGGGAGCAGTGTAGGGACAGGGGGAGGTGGCAccggcggggtgggtgggggcgccGGTTCTGAAGACTCTGGTGACCGGGGAGGGACTTTGGGAGGGGGAACCCTAGGCCCCCCAAGCCCTCCTGGGGCCCCCAGTCCCCCGGAGCCAGGCGGAGAAATTGAGCTCGTGTTccggccccaccccctgctcGTGGAGAAGGGAGAATACTGCCAGACTAGGTGAGAGCCCTGTCTTTCCCCTGACCTCTGAGAAATCAAAAAGATCATATAGATGTCCATCAGAAGTGGGCTTCACCcaaacccagaaagaaaccctaaCCCAGAAGCCCTTTTGGAAAATCCCCTACTTCCCTTTTCCATTTGCGGCTTCCTGTCCCCTAAACCTGCCTTCTTTCCCACTTCAGGTATGTGAAGACAACTGGGAATGCTACAGTGGACCATCTTTCCAAGTACTTGGCCCTGCGTATTGCCCTTGAGCGGAGGCA
This window contains:
- the RING1 gene encoding E3 ubiquitin-protein ligase RING1, coding for MTTPANAQNASKTWELSLYELHRTPQEAIMDGTEIAVSPRSLHSELMCPICLDMLKNTMTTKECLHRFCSDCIVTALRSGNKECPTCRKKLVSKRSLRPDPNFDALISKIYPSREEYEAHQDRVLIRLSRLHNQQALSSSIEEGLRMQAMHRAQRVRRPMPGSDQTTTMSGGEGEPGEGEGDGEDVSSDSAPDSAPGPAPKRPRGGGAGGSSVGTGGGGTGGVGGGAGSEDSGDRGGTLGGGTLGPPSPPGAPSPPEPGGEIELVFRPHPLLVEKGEYCQTRYVKTTGNATVDHLSKYLALRIALERRQQQEAGEPGGPGGGASDAGGPDGGGGEGGGTGGGDGPEEPALPSLEGVSEKQYTIYIAPGGGAFTTLNGSLTLELVNEKFWKVSRPLELCYAPTKDPK